Genomic window (Juglans microcarpa x Juglans regia isolate MS1-56 chromosome 2S, Jm3101_v1.0, whole genome shotgun sequence):
TCAGACCTATCTGTCCCATTAGCCATCATTGTGTACTTTTCTGTGCAGGTGAGTTGCTTCGTAGACAAGTTTGGGCCCGGGGGACAGGGCGAAGCCCATTACTCTCGACTGAGTACCTAGTGGGCTTATGAGTGAGGTAAAAATTTCCTTACAGTATTAGGTACAACCATTATAACTATTTGtaattcacaaaccatttcttACTGACGATTAAAATTTCTGTACATACATACTTAAATTCATTCGAGACACTAGAAAAAACTCAAATTGGAGAAGAGATGTAACAAGTTTGAAAAGCAGATGAGGCCATAGCAAAAGCATGCTTAGAAATGAAATACAAGCCAATAAGCACGATGTACTTCTTGAGGTTAGATCTACTCACAAGCTACTACCAATTACATATTGTAGAAGATAACCTATGTGACAAGCAAACAACCTTACCAACATAGGGGCATTTGATTTGGTTATGCCTGTTGGGCTTACCATTGAGCTATGATGCTTGgatattaaaaattagaaagtttttatgaataatgaataaaatgaagttGAGATGAGAGAAAACCCGGTTTAAAATAGTAggttaaataatatttctaattatcCCAAGGGGTTGGTCCAAGTTGTGAAAGTCTTGGTCTTGGAGTATCACTCTTTTCAAGATTTAAGTTTCAACACTttatgggtgcaaacaatcatttggagTCATATCTCTTGGTGAAAAGTCAACGATTTAATCAGTTCTGTGTAAGAAAATTTTCGAAGGTGCGGTGCACGATATCAAGGTTTATTCGGTAGGGGTGGGTTCGAAAGGCCCTACCTTGGAGAAGTTtcttgacataaaaaaaaaaaaaaactctaataatatttgtgaatttttgaGATGAGAATGTTGGTCTCACcttaaattaatatgtttttgtattaaaataacatatttttaataactAAGCGAGTGAAATATATTGATACGAGAAGTTTTATACGTTTGAAAAGGAGTTGATAAAAAACTTttaccataaataaaaaattcctctacttaaaaaaagaaaaagaaatcatccCATACATTACATGGCCCTACAGTTACGTTTAAATAAGCCTCGTTGTTATCATAAATGAGGGCACAACCACATGGAAAGTTCACCaatagaataattaaattatgatattataattaataattaatagagAAAGTATATGATTAGGATGTCATATGGATGTTGCATTGTAAATTATTCATGTCGAGGGGGGAAATAATTGAAGTCAAATGATTCTCCGAGTGGCGCATATTGAGTGGTGCAAACTCCTACTCTTCACATTGTCTATGGATAGTTTCATGTTATGCAAAATCATTCTTGTATCCTCGTCTTTGTCTTTGTCCCGTCTTTTTTGATATAAGTaatactattcatcatctttctattattttatgatgtgacataagatgattagagactatttattatattttatttttaaatttatcatctaatatcacattatgaaatgatgagaattagaatgataaatataatttttttttatattcactcACATCTACCTTTATAGACCGCCGACAAGTGTGACATACATTTTATCTTATAGTGGGttgatgatgaaataaaatgaaaattgagtAGAAATTAATCAAATCGATAGAGAAAAACATTAAGTGATACGggttatgaaatttaaaaaaggaaTGCTATTTGTcatcttttatcattttatttaaacatatatatatatatttacatattaatatgtttatttaaataaaaagatataattGTAAATGACGTGTGTGATATaaggaatattaaaaaattcggCATTACAATTGTGGAGCGAAATTTCGGACTCAGCAGGAGAAGGACCCGGTATAATCGAAATTCGCAAAAGATGTGGGAGAAGGTGATTGGATGAATAAAAAAGCTTGGAAACGTATCTTACGACAGGCAAATCGTTAACCCCTCTGCCCCGTGTACGTGTAGTTTCCCGGGGGTCAGGGCGAGCATCCTCGATCCTTGTCAACTTGTATATAGTGGCACACAGCCCTAAGCGCTGCCCATCCCTACCGCCTCCCCCACTGTCTTCTCCACTCGCACAATCTCCACACGCCGCCCTCTCTGACCATCCTTCGTAAAGCACACACATACGTCGGAGATACGACGCCGTTTTCATGTTTATGCGTTCCCACCTTCGTCGTCGTTGTCGAGAGTCATCATGTATTTAAACGCCCCCTCCATCCTGAGAGCtgcttcttctacttcttcttcttcttcttcttcctaccTTCTGGCTACCCTccgctctccctctctttctcgaACTTTCGTCGcgtcttctccttctctccgCGCCTGCCGATCCTTCTCCTCCTCTGCGGTTCGCTCCCTCTGCTGCTCCTCCCCTCGCTGGAGCCACGGTGTCCATTGGCGCTCCCCGATCAGTCTCCGCGCTCAGATCAGGGCCGTCGCTCCCGTCATCGAACGCTTCCAGAGAAAGATCGCCACCATGGGTACGGTGTCTGTTCTGTTGATTTCCGTATCGTTAGgagtgattttgaaaaaaaaaaaaaaaaaaacttcttttcCTTGATTGATTTGCGACGTATACCCATTTTGGGCGCTGAGAGCGaaggaaaaaaggaaggaaTCTTTTCCGATATTCCAAGTTAGCTATGTGTTTGTGTGCTCTGTTTGGTTTTGTCGTTGCCTACAATCCCCCCGTGATTCATGGAGCGGTGGCTTTTCATGAACTGTGATCGCGGCCAGTGAGCGGATTCTGCTTCTAACGCTGTTAATATAGCTAATATATTCCTGGAAATGATGcgatttttgaaattttcaggAAATCTTCCTTTTATATGATCATCCAGTACTCTAGTCAGCTGAGCTTAGTATTTATACGCTCTGTTTGGTCCCAAGAAAGCTGAGGaagtagaaagaaaacaaacagaAATTTAACtgcgattctctctctctctctctccagtttATCTTCATTTCCTGCATTTCTATCAGCGCTTCAACGGAttgacattattattattatttgttccTTGTTACTACTTTAATGATTGGTGGTTCGTTGGTGGTAGATTCAGCTTATATGGAATTCAGCAGCGACACCACCGCccgccaccccccccccccccggggtgGGGCAACACACACACTCCGATACTTTTTTTTGAGGAGGCAAATAGGCAGAGCCTAATTAACACATAATTGATACATAGCAAGTACAACAAAAAGTGAACGTAATGTGAGTCTTTCAATTAGAACATTTTAATTACTAGAGGAAAATTTATCTTCTGACTGTTCATTGTATGGTTTCAGCTTCTGAAAATCCTTTCAAGGCTAACTTGACAAGTCTTCCCAAGCCAGGAGGTGGCGAGTTTGGAAAGTTTTACAGCCTTCCATCTTTGAATGATCCTAGGATTGGTAAATTTTTCTACTATGTTTTCCTGCAATACGTTTGTTTTTATGCAGCAAATAACTTCATTTGTCATTTTTTGGGGGTCTTACAGTGACTGaacatgaaacaaaaatgaaagaaaaatcagtCTCCGCACGTTTAAGTAATGAGTTGTTGTTTATCTGGCTGATATTATTAACTCATTTATGCATAACAGAGAAGTTGCCATACTCAATCAGAATCCTCCTGGAGTCCGCGATTCGCAATTGTGATAACTTCCAAGTAAAGAAGGAAGATGTTGAGAAAATTATTGATTGGGAGAAATCTTCTCCGAAGCAAGTTGAAATTCCTTTCAAGCCTGCTCGTGTTCTCTTGCAGGTATCTAATGGAGCTAAGCATGCTTGGAAACTATTCTAaactcttctccttcttcttcttcttcttcttcttcttcttcttcttcttcttcttcaaaggtTTCTTATTTGATCCCAGGATTTTACTGGAGTTCCAGCTGTGGTCGACCTTGCTTGTATGCGGGACGCCATGAACAAACTTGGAAGCGATTCTAACAAGATTAATCCTTTGGTACATGCTGTTCTTATGACCTATCCATATGGTATCATTGAAGTTACTGATATGGATAATTGAGATTATATTTTGGGCTAGAAGTTTCAATTTTGGTTTAATAACCTTAGATGTGTGTTGGCTTTGAAtaagtttttatgttttttaggaGAAATGCTTTGACCACAAAGGAGTTTTGCAGTAAAcatacaaattgacgtgaccTGACATTGTACCTTAGATTGTAacttattgtaaagtagatctaacgtatcatatgaagccATGTCTGTTTGTGACTTTACTTTTGTGAAGTCTCTTTGTGGTTTTAGCAATTCTCAAACTACAATGCATCTGTATTGTAATCTCATTTTGCCCTTGGTTATTAGTTGCTGGAGCCATTTATTATTCCTAGATAAGTTAATAGACTAATAAAAGTGTTAAATATTACTAACACTtctttatttaacaaaattcaTATTCTTATTCCTGGAGCCATTTTGTTTTTACCTCTCAAAAATCAATAACTGTTAAATATTATTACATGGTGTGATGTTGCTAATATTCCATGTTGTATGCTAGTTatattctcaattattttttgtctcaaCATCTCCCATTCTAAACATGCAGGTTCCGGTGGACCTTGTAATTGATCATTCAGTTCAGGTTGATGTAGCAAGGTCTGACAATGCTGTCCAGGCAAATATGGATCTTGAATTTCAGAGAAACAAGGAGAGATTTGCTTTTCTTAAATGGGGGTCTACTGCTTTCCACAACATGCTTGTTGTTCCTCCTGGTTCTGGCATTGTGCATCAGGTAAAGTAGTTTTGATGCAGACATGGAAGATCGCATATTGTCACCTTACATACTACCTCGATGTATTAAATCTACTGcaacaattaaatttcatttcacTTTAATATCTCATTCTATGTATTTGAATcatatcttttccttttcaatttatatatgCAAATGAAAATCAAGAACGTTAAATCTCTGGACAGTCATGCGGACTTGGCATGGAATTACTTGATGTGTTGAATTCTCAGGTTAATCTCGAATATCTTGGACGGGTTGTTTTCAACACAGATGGCATCCTCTATCCTGATAGTGTGGTTGGAACTGATTCCCATACAACCATGATTGATGGGTTAGGAGTTGCTGGCTGGGGAGTTGGAGGTATTGAAGCAGAGGCTGCAATGCTTGGTCAGGTAATTAAGTTCTGAACATATAAGTTATAATCATTTAAGgcccccgggattagttgggattAATCATTTAAGGACTGCAAAAAGGCAGATTGAATCTATGtacttcatttatttaattttctttatataaaacTTACCGCTCAATGGATTTTATGATTCTAATACCTTGCTATATTTGGCATTGACAGCCCATGAGCATGGTGTTGCCTGGTGTTGTTGGGTTCAAGTTATCTGGAAAATTGCGCAATGGCGTTACTGCTACCGACTTGGTTTTAACTGTGACACAAATGCTGAGGAAGCATGGCGTTGTTGGAAAATTCGTTGAGTTCTATGGTAATTCAGTTTTCATGAAGttatctaatattaaattttgattGTTTGCTAAAGCAACTAGATAGATACAAGGTCATCATGCTTTTATGTGCTTGTAGGGGATGGCATGGGTGAACTATCACTAGCTGATAGGGCCACTATTGCCAATATGTCTCCTGAATATGGGGCAACCATGGGATTCTTCCCTGTAGACCATATCACTTTACAGTATCTCAAGTTAACCGGAAGAAGTGATGAGACGGTCAGtacttaaatatattttgttctctGGAATGTGAAATTCCCACAGCATCAAgtgacttttttctttcttaacatTAGGtggaaatgatagaagcttatCTCCGGGCAAATAAATTGTTTGTTGATTATAACGAGGTGTCCATTGTTTTCCCTCTATTTCTTATTTGTCGTTCTTTGAGTATTTACTTGCATAAAATTTTCTTTGAGTTGCAATACTAACTGATTTTATCTGAATTCAGCCTCAACTAGAAAGAGTGTACTCCTCTTATCTACAGCTGGATCTCGCGGATGTTGATCCTTGTGTCTCGGGACCAAAGAGGTGTATACTTTGTTCTTGCACAGACTTTCTCACATTGACTCtactttgtttgatttttggttGTTGAACTCATATTTCATATATCCATCATatgattcattttatattaactGCTATTTTTTTGTAGACCCCATGATCGAGTGcctttaaaagaaatgaaagctgATTGGCATTCTTGTCTTGATAACAAAGTTGGATTCAAGGTTAGTCTAACCTTTTGTTTCAAGCAACCTTGTTAATTTACATGctattttggttgttttttatgattattttaatctttatttgtaCTTGTACTCTGCTGTTATTCTTTTTGCCAAAAACCTGATAGCTTCAACCGAGCATGTAAATTACTGTTTAGTTATCATGTATATCCATGAGCAGTGATTGAACAAATAATACAGTATCGAGGACAGAATTTTTTCTCTGTCCATTACCAGACTGGAAATACCTAGTTCCATTAAGGATTGTGTTAATTTTCTTAATCCCATACAAGTCGGATGGACCAGAGTTAGATCTGTTCATCATTGCTGTTAAGACCTATGACATCCTGGTGTTCAATCTTAAAATGGTTATCACCAtgatcactctctctttcttaataattaatgctGGGTCATCATGACCATTTCCATcagtatttttttgttttctgatgtCGGGGAACCTTTCCATCAGTATTTTTAATCACAATTCCCCTTGCCTTTGCCAGATTCTGTGTTGGTCATTGCTGTAGTTACCTCTTAAGCAGATCCACCATAATCAACTACGATTTTCACTGCCTCTAATTAGCTAATTCTGCACCAGTTATTCTATTGCTCACAATCAATTCATCAACCATTTCTGCTGCTGTCCTATCATCACTAATTCTGCTGTCGCTTGCTTTTACTGTCAAAATCAAAGGCCACTAGCTCTCAAACATAGCTGCTTCATCCTTTTGAACATGATGGCACCTCCAATCTGAGCTACTACCCACCTGTCATTCCTGCAAAGCCTGCAATTTTATATCTCCTGTCACTTCAGTCCTGGCAGATCCTCAGCCACATGCTTTCACTAAAACCTTTTTGCATGatgatcctctctctctctctctctgggtgtGCATTCCCCAGGATGGAACATCACTTCTTTACATGGATTTATCTAGTCTGTTTATTGTGTACATATGACATGTTTCATCACAAGTATTGGGTCCCAAGACCTCCAGGCTCCACTGGAATTCTTATCCATCTATGGCacacttttcttttctatctGTTGCTTTATGATGTAGTTGTATTGCCTTCACttgtcatttattttatttgggcaCTAGATTTTCTGTATATTGCTTACCATTCTTCCTGAATGTCTTGCCGTACTGCAGGGGTTTGCTATACCAAAAGAAGTACAAGAAAAAGTGGCCAAGTTTTCATTCCATGGACAACCAGCAGAGCTTAGGCATGGTAGTGTTGTGATTGCTGCAATCACAAGCTGCACCAATACATCAAACCCTAGTGTCATGCTTGGTGCAGGTCTTGTTGCAAAGAAAGCTTGTGAACTTGGTTTGCAGGTTAGTTGTGTCCATGTTTATTATGCGTCTCAGCTATAAGAATACCGCCCTCCAACTTTTTCCCGTGTTCCAAATTTGGCATATACAACCTTTCTTTCCATTTGCTGTAAGAAAGTAAAAGATTAATGTTTAATGTCTTGgatcctttcttttattttctcattgatttCATTCAAGAATGGTTTACCAGGTGAAACCATGGGTAAAAACAAGTCTTGCCCCGGGCTCTGGAgttgttacaaaatatttgcTCCAAAGGTATTTCTTGTTATATATTATGGTATTTACTTTGTACAATCAAAATTACTGCTTGATTACTTTACATACAAGGTAACTGTCTGTTAAATTTGGATTTGTTTGATGCAGCGGActgcaaaaatattttaaccaacAGGGCTTCCATATTGTTGGATATGGCTGCACAACATGTATAGGAAATTCAGGAGATTTGGATGAATCGGTTGCTTCTACTATTTCAGAAAATGGTGATGTCTCTATAATTTGCTGATATTCTGTAATGGATAGATAATAGCTGTAACTTGAGCTTAGGAATGCTAGCTTATATGCCTCATCCCCTGGCTTCTAAGTTTAAAGTTTCATAATAGTTTTGTGCTTGTTTAACATTATCAGCATCCCCAACTACATTTATTGGTGTGTTGG
Coding sequences:
- the LOC121252008 gene encoding aconitate hydratase, cytoplasmic; translation: MYLNAPSILRAASSTSSSSSSSYLLATLRSPSLSRTFVASSPSLRACRSFSSSAVRSLCCSSPRWSHGVHWRSPISLRAQIRAVAPVIERFQRKIATMASENPFKANLTSLPKPGGGEFGKFYSLPSLNDPRIEKLPYSIRILLESAIRNCDNFQVKKEDVEKIIDWEKSSPKQVEIPFKPARVLLQDFTGVPAVVDLACMRDAMNKLGSDSNKINPLVPVDLVIDHSVQVDVARSDNAVQANMDLEFQRNKERFAFLKWGSTAFHNMLVVPPGSGIVHQVNLEYLGRVVFNTDGILYPDSVVGTDSHTTMIDGLGVAGWGVGGIEAEAAMLGQPMSMVLPGVVGFKLSGKLRNGVTATDLVLTVTQMLRKHGVVGKFVEFYGDGMGELSLADRATIANMSPEYGATMGFFPVDHITLQYLKLTGRSDETVEMIEAYLRANKLFVDYNEPQLERVYSSYLQLDLADVDPCVSGPKRPHDRVPLKEMKADWHSCLDNKVGFKGFAIPKEVQEKVAKFSFHGQPAELRHGSVVIAAITSCTNTSNPSVMLGAGLVAKKACELGLQVKPWVKTSLAPGSGVVTKYLLQSGLQKYFNQQGFHIVGYGCTTCIGNSGDLDESVASTISENDIVAAAVLSGNRNFEGRVHPLTRANYLASPPLVVAYALAGTVDIDFDKEPIGTGKDGKSVYFKDIWPSTEEIAEVVQSSVLPEMFKSTYKAITKGNPMWNQLSVPTATLYSWDPNSTYIHEPPYFKGMTLDPPGAHGVKDAYCLLNFGDSITTDHISPAGSIHKDSPAAKYLLERGVDRKDFNSYGSRRGNDEVMARGTFANIRIVNKLLSGEVGPKTIHIPTGEKLYVFDAATRYKAAGQDTIILAGAEYGSGSSRDWAAKGPMLLGVKAVIAKSFERIHRSNLVGMGVIPLCFKAGEDADTLGLTGHERYTIDLPSKISEIKPGQDVTVTTDTGKSFTCIARFDTEVELAYFNHGGILPYVIRNLTKQ